The following are from one region of the Candidatus Eisenbacteria bacterium genome:
- the tolR gene encoding protein TolR, translated as MAFGGSGQSEGSGAISDINVTPLVDVMLVLLVIFMVTAPILQQGVSIDLPKVAGAPLAGDQEQLVVNVNKTGQVFLNDTPIALPALTEKLAAIRTARPDRQVYVRADQSVPYGQVMKTMAAVRESGLVKIGLVTEPPPDRPR; from the coding sequence ATGGCATTCGGCGGATCAGGGCAGTCCGAGGGCAGCGGCGCCATCTCCGACATCAACGTGACGCCGCTCGTCGACGTCATGCTCGTGCTGCTCGTCATCTTCATGGTGACGGCGCCGATCCTCCAACAGGGCGTCTCGATCGACCTTCCGAAGGTCGCGGGCGCACCGCTCGCGGGCGACCAGGAGCAGCTCGTCGTCAACGTCAACAAGACCGGGCAGGTGTTCCTGAACGACACCCCGATCGCGCTGCCCGCGCTCACCGAGAAGCTGGCCGCCATCCGCACCGCGCGCCCCGACCGGCAGGTGTACGTCCGCGCCGACCAGTCGGTGCCCTACGGGCAGGTGATGAAGACGATGGCGGCCGTGCGCGAGTCGGGATTGGTGAAGATCGGGCTCGTGACCGAGCCGCCCCCCGACCGACCGCGCTGA
- the tpiA gene encoding triose-phosphate isomerase translates to MARIPLLAGNWKMHGARAEAVALASALAKDVGRVPGREVLVAPPFTALEAVATAIAGTDIRLAGQNLHWEPKGAFTGEISAQMLKEAGCTHVIIGHSERRQLFGETNETVNRRLETALEAGLVPIVCVGETLQEREADATAQVVERQVATGFAGVSTANFARSIIAYEPVWAIGTGRTATPAQAQEVHVAIRRQVAKLTAPETAERVRILYGGSVKPDNIDSLMAEPDIDGALVGGASLVADQFTRIVRFQERKS, encoded by the coding sequence ATGGCGCGGATCCCGCTGCTCGCCGGAAACTGGAAGATGCACGGCGCGCGCGCCGAGGCGGTGGCGCTCGCCTCCGCCCTCGCGAAGGACGTCGGGCGCGTCCCCGGACGCGAGGTCCTCGTCGCCCCACCCTTCACGGCGCTCGAAGCCGTCGCCACGGCGATCGCCGGCACCGACATCCGTCTCGCCGGCCAGAACCTGCACTGGGAGCCCAAGGGCGCGTTCACGGGCGAGATCTCGGCCCAGATGCTGAAGGAAGCCGGCTGCACGCACGTCATCATCGGGCACTCCGAGCGCCGGCAGCTCTTCGGCGAGACGAACGAGACCGTGAACCGCCGGCTCGAGACCGCGCTCGAAGCGGGGCTCGTCCCCATCGTCTGCGTCGGCGAGACCCTCCAGGAGCGCGAGGCCGACGCGACCGCGCAGGTGGTCGAGCGGCAGGTCGCGACCGGATTCGCCGGCGTGTCGACCGCCAACTTCGCGCGCTCCATCATCGCGTACGAGCCCGTGTGGGCCATCGGGACCGGGCGCACGGCCACGCCCGCGCAGGCCCAGGAGGTCCACGTCGCGATCCGCCGCCAGGTGGCGAAGCTCACCGCGCCCGAGACTGCGGAGCGCGTCCGCATCCTGTATGGTGGCAGCGTCAAGCCCGACAACATCGACAGCCTGATGGCCGAGCCGGACATCGACGGCGCACTCGTCGGCGGGGCGAGCCTCGTCGCCGATCAATTCACCCGCATCGTGCGGTTCCAGGAGCGAAAGTCATGA
- the secG gene encoding preprotein translocase subunit SecG has protein sequence MIDAVTLYIVPVIHVFACLFLIVVVLLQTGKGTDMGAVFGGGSQTLFGASGAGNLLTKLTTATAITFMITSLILTYSQTHSSSGLLNRIPDAAPAAAPAEPAAGQPAAPAPAAPAAPADAPAGGGAPAN, from the coding sequence ATGATCGACGCAGTCACCCTGTACATCGTGCCGGTGATCCACGTGTTCGCGTGTCTCTTCCTCATCGTCGTCGTGCTGCTGCAGACGGGCAAGGGCACCGACATGGGCGCCGTCTTCGGCGGCGGCAGCCAGACGCTGTTCGGCGCGAGCGGCGCGGGGAACCTCCTCACCAAGCTCACGACCGCGACCGCGATCACGTTCATGATCACGTCGCTGATCCTCACCTACAGCCAGACGCACAGCTCGTCGGGGTTGCTGAACCGCATTCCCGACGCGGCACCCGCGGCGGCACCCGCCGAGCCCGCCGCGGGACAGCCCGCCGCTCCGGCTCCCGCGGCGCCGGCCGCACCCGCCGATGCACCCGCGGGCGGCGGCGCACCGGCGAACTGA
- the gap gene encoding type I glyceraldehyde-3-phosphate dehydrogenase, which produces MGIRVGINGFGRIGRNVFRACLDESRLEFVAVNDITSAKTLAHLLKYDSVHGTLKDDVKAEGDGLAIGGRKIKVLAERDPAKLPWKDLGVDLVLECSGIFTERDKAAIHLGAGAKKVIVSAPSKGADLTVCFGVNHTAYDPKKHQVISNASCTTNCLAPVAKVLHETFGVKRGLMTTVHSYTNDQRILDLPHEDLRRARAAALSMIPTSTGAAKAIGLVIPDLAGKLDGMAVRVPTPNVSLVDLTAELAKPATEAEINAAVKAAAAGPLEGVLMYSDEPLVSSDFNGTSYSSIFDSALTRVIDKTFVKVLSWYDNEWGFSNRMRDVALHVGSKLG; this is translated from the coding sequence ATGGGCATTCGCGTCGGCATCAACGGCTTCGGCCGCATCGGAAGGAACGTCTTCCGCGCCTGCCTGGACGAGTCGCGGCTCGAGTTCGTAGCCGTCAACGACATCACCAGCGCGAAGACGCTGGCCCATCTCCTCAAGTACGACTCGGTCCACGGGACCCTGAAGGACGACGTCAAGGCCGAGGGCGACGGCCTCGCGATCGGTGGCCGCAAGATCAAGGTGCTCGCCGAGCGCGACCCCGCGAAGCTCCCCTGGAAGGACCTCGGGGTCGACCTCGTGCTCGAGTGCAGCGGCATCTTCACCGAGCGGGACAAGGCCGCCATCCACCTCGGCGCGGGCGCGAAGAAGGTGATCGTCTCGGCGCCGTCCAAGGGCGCCGATCTCACGGTCTGCTTCGGCGTGAACCACACCGCCTACGACCCGAAGAAGCACCAGGTCATCTCCAATGCCTCGTGCACGACCAACTGCCTGGCGCCGGTCGCCAAGGTCCTGCACGAGACGTTCGGCGTGAAGCGCGGTCTCATGACCACGGTGCATTCCTACACGAACGACCAGCGCATCCTCGATCTGCCGCACGAGGATCTCCGGCGCGCCCGCGCGGCTGCGCTCTCGATGATCCCCACCAGCACCGGCGCCGCGAAGGCGATCGGCCTCGTCATTCCGGACCTCGCCGGCAAGCTCGACGGTATGGCCGTGCGCGTTCCGACGCCGAACGTGTCGCTGGTCGATCTGACGGCCGAGCTCGCGAAGCCCGCGACCGAGGCCGAGATCAACGCCGCCGTCAAGGCGGCCGCAGCGGGGCCGCTCGAGGGCGTGCTCATGTACTCCGACGAGCCGCTCGTCTCGAGCGATTTCAACGGCACGTCGTACTCGTCCATCTTCGACAGCGCGCTCACGCGCGTGATTGACAAGACCTTCGTCAAGGTCCTGTCGTGGTACGACAACGAGTGGGGCTTCTCGAACCGCATGCGTGACGTCGCGCTGCACGTCGGATCGAAGCTCGGCTGA
- the tolQ gene encoding protein TolQ codes for MVDVMWGLGGMAAQAALPGVPSPAPQMEILHLFWGSGWVVRLVLFILIGFSIGCWGIALAKSREMRRAQKQSAKFIDIFWEANNLATIHAASVDLKDSPVAQVFRAGYQELQRMTKAKRAIDEGEGMAEGEFGGIENVQRGMQRARIQEVTRLERGLTFLATTSSTAPFIGLFGTVWGIMTAFMGLSTATSSSIQAVAPGIAEALIATAVGLAAAIPAVVMYNRFARQLRVLMAEVDTFASEFLNIAERHFLKK; via the coding sequence GTGGTGGATGTGATGTGGGGGTTGGGAGGGATGGCCGCGCAGGCCGCGCTGCCGGGTGTGCCGTCGCCCGCGCCGCAGATGGAGATCCTGCACCTCTTCTGGGGGTCGGGCTGGGTGGTCCGACTCGTTCTGTTCATCCTGATCGGTTTCTCGATCGGTTGCTGGGGGATCGCGCTCGCGAAGAGTCGCGAGATGCGACGGGCCCAGAAGCAGTCGGCGAAGTTCATCGACATCTTCTGGGAGGCGAACAACCTCGCCACCATCCACGCCGCGAGCGTCGATCTGAAGGACAGCCCGGTGGCGCAGGTGTTTCGAGCCGGCTACCAGGAGCTGCAGCGCATGACGAAGGCCAAACGCGCCATCGACGAGGGCGAGGGCATGGCCGAGGGAGAGTTCGGCGGCATCGAGAACGTGCAGCGCGGGATGCAGCGCGCGCGCATCCAGGAGGTGACGCGCCTCGAGCGCGGGCTCACGTTTCTCGCCACCACCTCGAGCACCGCCCCGTTCATCGGCCTCTTCGGCACCGTGTGGGGGATCATGACCGCGTTCATGGGCCTCTCGACGGCGACCTCGTCCAGCATCCAGGCGGTGGCGCCGGGCATCGCCGAGGCGCTCATCGCGACCGCCGTCGGCCTCGCGGCGGCGATCCCCGCGGTCGTCATGTACAACCGCTTCGCGCGCCAGCTCCGCGTGCTGATGGCCGAGGTCGACACCTTCGCGTCCGAGTTCCTGAACATCGCGGAGCGGCACTTCTTGAAGAAGTAG
- a CDS encoding phosphoglycerate kinase yields the protein MRTLRDLDVAGKRVFVRVDYNVPLEGGRVTDATRIEATLPTVRWILEHDGKAILASHLGRPKGAANPKYSLRPVADHLSRLLDRAVPLVADCVGPVAEAAVAAMKNGDVVLLENLRFHAEEEKNDPSFAQALAKLAEVYVDDAFGAAHRAHASTHGMVKYVPAHAAGFLLAREVEVLSKLLAAPARPFVAVLGGAKVSDKIAVIENLLDRVQVFCVGGAMAYTFLKAQGKPVGRSRVEDDRLDVARETLARAQAKNVKVCLPVDHLAADKPEAGARSQIVGADAFPADLLGVDIGPATAKAYAAEIAAARTTLWNGPMGIFEIDAFAQGTMAIAEALAMSKATTVVGGGDSVAALARAGKIGAVTHVSTGGGASLEFLEGKTLPGLAALAS from the coding sequence GTGCGAACCCTGCGAGACCTCGACGTCGCGGGAAAGCGGGTCTTCGTCCGCGTCGACTACAACGTGCCCCTCGAGGGCGGGCGCGTGACCGATGCGACGCGCATCGAGGCGACGCTCCCGACCGTGCGCTGGATCCTCGAGCACGACGGCAAGGCCATCCTCGCCTCGCACCTCGGACGTCCGAAGGGCGCGGCGAATCCGAAGTACTCGCTCCGCCCGGTCGCCGACCACCTGAGCCGGCTCCTCGATCGCGCCGTGCCGCTCGTCGCCGACTGCGTGGGTCCGGTCGCGGAAGCCGCCGTCGCCGCGATGAAGAACGGCGACGTCGTGCTGCTCGAGAACCTCCGCTTCCACGCCGAGGAGGAGAAGAACGACCCCTCCTTCGCGCAGGCCTTGGCGAAGCTCGCCGAGGTCTACGTCGACGACGCCTTCGGCGCGGCCCATCGCGCGCACGCGTCCACGCACGGCATGGTGAAGTACGTCCCCGCGCACGCCGCGGGCTTCCTCCTCGCGCGCGAGGTCGAGGTACTCTCGAAGCTCCTCGCCGCGCCCGCGCGGCCGTTCGTCGCCGTCCTGGGCGGCGCCAAGGTGTCGGACAAGATCGCCGTCATCGAGAACCTCCTGGATCGCGTGCAGGTGTTCTGCGTCGGCGGCGCGATGGCCTACACGTTCCTCAAGGCGCAGGGAAAGCCCGTCGGCCGCTCGCGGGTCGAGGACGATCGGCTCGACGTCGCGCGCGAGACGCTCGCGCGCGCCCAGGCGAAGAACGTGAAGGTGTGCCTGCCGGTGGACCACCTCGCCGCCGACAAGCCCGAGGCCGGCGCCCGCAGCCAGATCGTCGGTGCAGATGCATTCCCCGCCGATCTCCTCGGCGTCGACATCGGTCCCGCGACGGCGAAGGCGTACGCCGCCGAGATCGCCGCGGCCCGGACGACGCTCTGGAACGGCCCCATGGGCATCTTCGAGATCGACGCCTTCGCGCAGGGCACGATGGCCATCGCCGAGGCCCTGGCGATGTCGAAGGCCACCACGGTCGTGGGCGGCGGCGACTCGGTTGCCGCGCTCGCGCGCGCGGGGAAGATCGGCGCCGTGACGCACGTGTCGACCGGCGGCGGCGCATCGCTCGAGTTCCTGGAGGGCAAGACGCTGCCGGGCCTGGCGGCGCTCGCATCGTGA
- a CDS encoding alkyl sulfatase C-terminal domain-containing protein codes for MAGQATMDDQIANGKARLAGDRKPYEQLKGILVRFTPDFEIMPGTKAPEPGIPQATNPFEVERPAVDSVTD; via the coding sequence ATGGCGGGCCAGGCCACGATGGACGATCAAATTGCGAACGGCAAGGCGAGGCTAGCCGGCGATCGCAAACCCTACGAACAGCTAAAGGGCATCCTCGTCCGGTTCACGCCGGACTTTGAGATCATGCCGGGAACAAAAGCTCCGGAGCCGGGCATACCGCAGGCGACGAATCCGTTCGAGGTGGAGCGGCCGGCCGTGGATTCCGTCACCGACTAG